The Spirosoma foliorum genome has a window encoding:
- a CDS encoding 2Fe-2S iron-sulfur cluster-binding protein, producing the protein MEDVKPQLLKVTIDGIEVEVEPGTTILQAARKIGPAVAPPAMCYYQPLKGSGGKCRACLVRVAAGSAKDPRPMPKLVASCLTAVQDGMVVENETSPQVIDARNGVVEFLLLNHPLDCPVCDQAGECDLQNFAFDHGKSTTRYEEDRRTFEKKDIGPYIQLHMTRCILCYRCVYTADQITNKRVHGVLGRGDASEIGTYIEKAIDNDFSGNVIDVCPVGALTDKTYRFKNRVWFSKPVDAHRDCPTCSGKVTLWYRGEDVIRVTARKNEWGEVLEFICNTCRFDKKKTSDWTIEGPTKISRSSVISANKYRADTIKPSFGQRLAAAEYKPIHDERDTSQLDIKQLAPERFAKVLPSAMEPEP; encoded by the coding sequence ATGGAAGACGTAAAGCCGCAATTACTAAAAGTCACGATTGACGGAATAGAAGTTGAAGTTGAGCCCGGTACGACCATTTTGCAGGCCGCCCGTAAAATTGGTCCGGCAGTAGCTCCTCCGGCCATGTGCTACTATCAGCCCTTAAAAGGTAGCGGTGGCAAATGCCGGGCCTGTCTGGTTCGGGTAGCTGCTGGTTCAGCCAAAGACCCACGTCCAATGCCTAAATTGGTAGCTTCCTGTCTGACAGCTGTGCAGGATGGTATGGTGGTCGAGAACGAAACAAGTCCGCAGGTAATTGATGCCCGGAATGGCGTTGTTGAGTTCCTGTTGCTGAATCACCCACTCGATTGCCCCGTTTGCGATCAGGCTGGCGAGTGCGATCTGCAAAATTTTGCCTTCGATCACGGCAAATCGACAACTCGTTACGAAGAGGATCGCCGGACGTTTGAGAAGAAAGACATTGGCCCGTATATTCAGCTACACATGACGCGTTGCATTCTGTGCTACCGTTGCGTGTACACTGCCGACCAAATCACGAACAAGCGTGTTCATGGTGTATTAGGCCGGGGCGATGCCTCTGAAATTGGGACGTACATCGAGAAAGCAATCGACAATGATTTCTCAGGTAACGTTATCGATGTATGCCCAGTCGGTGCCTTGACGGACAAAACCTACCGGTTCAAAAACCGCGTATGGTTTTCGAAACCTGTTGATGCGCACCGCGATTGCCCAACCTGCTCGGGCAAGGTTACGCTCTGGTACCGAGGTGAAGATGTGATCCGGGTAACCGCTCGTAAAAATGAGTGGGGCGAAGTATTGGAGTTTATCTGCAACACTTGCCGATTCGACAAAAAGAAAACCAGCGACTGGACGATTGAAGGCCCAACCAAAATCTCCCGGAGTTCAGTTATTTCGGCAAATAAATATCGGGCCGATACGATCAAACCAAGCTTTGGGCAGCGCTTAGCGGCTGCTGAATA